In Geopsychrobacter electrodiphilus DSM 16401, a single window of DNA contains:
- a CDS encoding aldo/keto reductase — protein sequence MQMKQLGKTELQVSEIGFGAIPIIRLEQQQATAVLRHALERGINFFDTANAYRDSEEKIGRALKGERDKIVIASKSLLRDAKGVREHLERSLQMLGTDYIDLYQLHQIAQEKDWQAVSAPGGALEEIIRARDAGKIRYLGVTSHSLPMAIKLVRTGLFSTIQFPFNFIEEGAALELIPLAEQLGMGFIAMKPFGGGAIDNAAVAFKFLRQYPTCIPIPGFESTAQVDEVVDFYAAPNQVEAADLDLMEDYRQELGKRFCRRCEYCLPCPNGVLITPAMGYKIVVNRMSPAVAVDFCQGPMESVANCNACGICIDRCPYDLQIPEIIKGHQQLYLEHCRAAGR from the coding sequence ATGCAGATGAAACAACTGGGGAAAACCGAACTACAGGTGTCCGAGATCGGCTTCGGCGCCATTCCGATTATTCGACTGGAGCAACAGCAGGCAACTGCTGTGTTGCGCCATGCCCTGGAGCGGGGGATCAACTTTTTCGATACCGCCAATGCCTACCGTGACAGCGAGGAGAAGATCGGCCGCGCGCTGAAGGGAGAGCGTGACAAGATCGTGATTGCCAGCAAGAGCCTGCTGCGCGATGCCAAGGGGGTGCGTGAGCATCTGGAGCGCAGCCTGCAGATGCTGGGTACCGATTATATTGATCTTTACCAGCTGCATCAGATTGCCCAGGAAAAAGACTGGCAGGCGGTGAGCGCACCCGGCGGGGCCCTGGAAGAGATCATCCGCGCGCGCGACGCCGGGAAGATCCGCTACCTGGGGGTGACCTCGCACAGCCTGCCGATGGCGATTAAGCTGGTGCGTACCGGGCTGTTCAGCACCATTCAGTTCCCCTTCAACTTCATCGAAGAGGGCGCCGCTCTTGAACTTATCCCCCTGGCCGAGCAGCTGGGGATGGGCTTCATCGCCATGAAGCCCTTCGGCGGCGGGGCCATCGATAACGCCGCGGTCGCCTTCAAGTTTTTGCGCCAGTACCCGACCTGCATTCCGATACCGGGTTTCGAGTCAACCGCCCAGGTTGACGAGGTCGTCGATTTTTACGCGGCACCCAATCAGGTCGAGGCCGCGGACCTGGACCTGATGGAGGACTATCGCCAGGAGCTGGGCAAACGCTTCTGCCGTCGCTGCGAATATTGTTTGCCCTGCCCGAACGGGGTTTTGATCACCCCGGCGATGGGTTACAAGATCGTGGTGAACCGCATGTCGCCGGCGGTGGCGGTCGACTTCTGCCAGGGGCCGATGGAGAGCGTCGCCAACTGTAACGCCTGTGGCATCTGCATCGACCGTTGCCCCTACGATCTGCAGATCCCAGAGATTATCAAGGGCCATCAGCAGCTCTATCTGGAGCATTGTCGCGCGGCCGGACGCTGA
- a CDS encoding lactate utilization protein, producing MMPAERTPIETCRAALTANGFEVFVAKDPAEARQIFFTRILPNVKADLVSWADSLTMEATGVLDALLADPAINMIKTFDPTAERGEIMERRRQALLVDLFLTGSNAVTECGKLVNLDMIGNRTGGISFGPKKVVLFIGQNKIVPDLQKAMERIKNHAAPLNAKRHNMSTPCAKTGRCHDCSSPQRICNTWAIVDKCYPKGRIKVVLIEQDLGI from the coding sequence ATGATGCCTGCCGAACGTACACCCATAGAAACCTGCCGCGCGGCGCTGACTGCCAACGGCTTTGAGGTTTTTGTCGCCAAAGATCCTGCCGAGGCGCGACAGATCTTCTTTACGCGGATTCTGCCTAATGTGAAGGCCGACCTGGTCTCCTGGGCAGATTCCCTGACCATGGAAGCCACCGGGGTGCTCGACGCGCTGCTGGCCGACCCGGCGATCAACATGATCAAAACCTTCGATCCCACAGCCGAGCGCGGCGAGATCATGGAGCGGCGGCGGCAGGCGCTATTGGTCGATCTGTTTCTCACCGGCAGCAACGCCGTGACCGAGTGCGGCAAGCTGGTCAACCTCGATATGATCGGCAACCGCACCGGGGGCATCTCGTTCGGGCCAAAAAAGGTGGTGCTGTTCATCGGTCAAAACAAGATTGTGCCCGATCTGCAAAAAGCCATGGAACGGATCAAAAATCACGCCGCACCCCTCAACGCCAAACGCCACAATATGTCCACCCCCTGTGCCAAGACCGGCCGCTGTCATGATTGCAGCTCGCCGCAGCGGATCTGTAATACCTGGGCGATTGTCGATAAGTGTTACCCGAAAGGGCGGATCAAGGTGGTGTTGATTGAGCAGGATTTGGGGATTTAG
- the thiE gene encoding thiamine phosphate synthase, with protein MQEFKLDLHLVTDRGLARGRELVEIVRGAVAGGVSLVQLREKDCSTRDFLELGRALLAELKPCAVPLLINDRVDIALALGADGVHIGQRDMPYAMARELLGPTAIIGLSVESVADALAAEQLDVAYLGISPVFSTATKTDLQPPLGLAGIRAIRTISRHKLVAIGGVYAGNLRSIFAAGAHGVAVVSAICAADDPTQATRELCLQISKTR; from the coding sequence ATGCAAGAGTTCAAACTGGATCTGCACCTGGTGACCGATCGCGGCCTCGCGCGCGGGCGCGAGCTGGTCGAGATCGTACGCGGTGCCGTCGCCGGCGGGGTCAGTCTCGTTCAGTTGCGCGAGAAGGACTGTTCGACCCGCGACTTTCTGGAGTTGGGCCGTGCGCTGCTGGCCGAGCTGAAGCCCTGCGCGGTGCCGCTCCTGATCAACGACCGGGTCGATATCGCCCTGGCGCTCGGCGCGGACGGCGTGCATATCGGCCAGCGTGACATGCCCTACGCCATGGCGCGCGAGCTGCTGGGACCGACCGCGATTATCGGCCTGTCGGTGGAATCGGTGGCCGATGCCCTGGCCGCGGAACAGCTGGACGTTGCCTACCTGGGGATCAGTCCGGTCTTTTCGACCGCCACCAAAACAGATCTGCAGCCGCCCCTGGGCCTTGCGGGGATCCGCGCGATCCGGACGATCTCCCGCCATAAGCTGGTGGCCATCGGCGGGGTGTATGCGGGGAATCTCCGTTCAATCTTCGCAGCGGGCGCGCATGGGGTAGCGGTGGTTTCGGCGATCTGCGCGGCGGATGATCCGACTCAGGCGACCCGCGAGCTCTGTCTGCAGATAAGTAAAACGCGCTAA
- a CDS encoding class I SAM-dependent methyltransferase produces the protein MNEFDPAAYKKMVKSYQDRDDPTGWFNSIYTDAQGDHRAVFWADLEPNPYLLAWLKESEVKHSGRRAIVVGCGVGDDAEALSAAGYQVTAFDISPEAIRLCQKRYPDSSVTYLVADLFDYPAPWAESFALVYECNTIQVLPGKYRIQARDAMVSLLAPQGYLLVSCRSRLKGKQEDDIPLPLDKEEIDGFIRCGLKEESFEAYDDTQTPPVPHFFATYKK, from the coding sequence ATGAATGAATTTGATCCTGCTGCCTATAAAAAGATGGTCAAATCATACCAGGATAGAGACGATCCCACGGGTTGGTTTAACAGCATCTACACCGATGCGCAGGGGGATCATCGCGCGGTTTTCTGGGCGGATCTTGAACCCAACCCCTATCTATTAGCCTGGTTAAAGGAAAGTGAGGTTAAACATTCAGGCCGCAGGGCCATTGTTGTCGGATGCGGGGTTGGCGATGATGCTGAGGCCCTGAGTGCAGCAGGATACCAGGTGACCGCGTTCGATATTTCACCTGAAGCCATACGTCTTTGCCAAAAGCGTTATCCGGACTCCAGCGTCACCTACCTGGTCGCAGATCTTTTTGATTACCCGGCGCCATGGGCTGAAAGTTTTGCGCTGGTTTACGAATGTAACACCATTCAAGTTTTGCCCGGCAAGTACCGCATTCAGGCACGGGATGCCATGGTCTCACTCCTCGCACCGCAGGGATATCTGCTTGTCTCATGCAGAAGCCGCCTCAAGGGGAAACAGGAAGATGACATCCCCCTGCCGCTGGATAAAGAGGAGATAGACGGCTTTATCCGCTGTGGCCTTAAGGAAGAGAGTTTTGAAGCATACGATGATACCCAGACACCCCCGGTGCCGCATTTTTTTGCAACCTATAAGAAATAA
- a CDS encoding metalloregulator ArsR/SmtB family transcription factor has product MKFEESITIMKALADPSRLAIINSLLERSQYVEELATRHALAASTISFHLRKLEKAKLVSSQKEQYYVVFSANKEIFDTTLREIVAAHPLSRELQDSRMNVYQAKVLKTFFHNGRLEKLPAQHKKRLIVLEQFVARFALDSRYNEQQVTELILPLFDDYCLIRRLLVDEGLIRREGATYWRELSTNPTTAIPVLPVPNRKESEQMEKSARSAIKRTYKQDAPDMGVFQIRNLANGKIYIASSRNLEGERNSRLFQLRMGSVPFSRELQEDLDELGKDAFEFSVLAVLDKPAPDEDAEQSLAALELHWLETLQPFGEHGYNSEKTYQKRTRENH; this is encoded by the coding sequence ATGAAATTCGAGGAGAGCATAACCATCATGAAGGCGCTGGCTGATCCGTCGCGGCTGGCAATCATCAATTCTCTTCTGGAGCGCTCCCAGTATGTCGAAGAGTTGGCAACCCGGCACGCGCTGGCAGCGTCTACGATTTCGTTCCATCTGCGTAAGCTTGAAAAAGCCAAGCTTGTCAGCAGTCAGAAGGAACAGTATTACGTGGTTTTCAGCGCCAATAAAGAGATCTTCGATACGACCTTGCGCGAGATCGTCGCGGCGCATCCACTGAGCCGGGAGTTGCAGGACAGCCGGATGAATGTGTATCAGGCGAAGGTTTTGAAAACCTTCTTTCACAACGGCAGGCTTGAAAAGTTACCGGCGCAACACAAAAAACGGCTCATCGTGCTCGAGCAGTTTGTCGCAAGGTTTGCGCTGGATAGTCGCTACAACGAGCAGCAGGTGACGGAGTTGATTTTACCCCTGTTCGATGACTACTGCCTGATCCGCAGACTTTTGGTCGATGAAGGCTTGATTCGGCGGGAAGGGGCGACCTATTGGCGTGAACTTTCAACTAACCCCACAACGGCAATCCCCGTGTTGCCGGTTCCAAACAGAAAAGAGTCAGAGCAGATGGAGAAGTCAGCACGCAGCGCGATCAAAAGGACATACAAGCAGGATGCGCCAGATATGGGCGTATTCCAGATCCGCAACCTGGCCAATGGCAAAATATATATCGCCAGCAGTCGTAACCTGGAGGGTGAGCGGAACAGCCGACTATTTCAGCTGCGCATGGGGTCGGTCCCCTTCAGCCGCGAGCTGCAAGAGGATCTCGATGAACTCGGGAAAGATGCATTTGAGTTTTCCGTGCTCGCGGTGCTGGATAAGCCTGCGCCAGATGAAGATGCCGAGCAGTCCCTCGCCGCACTCGAGCTGCACTGGCTTGAGACCCTGCAACCCTTCGGCGAACACGGGTACAACAGCGAGAAGACCTACCAGAAGCGAACCCGGGAAAATCACTAG
- the thiM gene encoding hydroxyethylthiazole kinase, whose protein sequence is MNAKSIWNDVQKLRVAAPLVHNITNYVVMNNTANALLAIGASPVMAHAAEEVEEMVGIASALVINIGTLSREWIAAMELAMQAAAKKGIPIIFDPVGAGATSYRTRTCLELLQKTAPTIIRGNASEILALLDSNIKTRGVDSSAAGRTADSAAARLAREYGCVVVVSGETDLVTNGATQHYVNNGHALMPRVTGLGCTATALVGAFAAINSDMLAAASHAMAVMGICGELAAETAAGPASLQMNFIDSLFNLNEQQIKQVLR, encoded by the coding sequence ATGAACGCAAAGAGCATCTGGAATGATGTCCAAAAACTGCGGGTCGCTGCACCGCTGGTACACAACATCACCAACTATGTGGTGATGAACAATACCGCCAACGCCTTGCTGGCGATCGGCGCTTCACCGGTGATGGCGCACGCGGCGGAAGAGGTCGAGGAGATGGTCGGCATCGCCTCGGCGCTGGTGATCAATATCGGTACGCTCAGCCGCGAATGGATTGCGGCGATGGAGCTGGCGATGCAGGCCGCCGCCAAAAAAGGGATTCCGATTATTTTCGATCCGGTCGGTGCCGGAGCCACCAGTTATCGGACCCGCACCTGCCTGGAGCTGCTGCAAAAAACCGCGCCGACGATTATCCGCGGGAACGCCTCTGAGATTTTGGCGCTGCTCGATTCGAACATCAAAACCAGGGGGGTCGACAGTTCGGCCGCAGGGCGCACGGCAGATTCTGCGGCGGCGAGACTGGCCAGGGAGTATGGCTGCGTGGTGGTGGTGAGTGGCGAAACCGATCTGGTGACGAACGGGGCGACCCAACATTACGTCAACAACGGTCACGCGCTGATGCCCAGGGTCACCGGCCTGGGTTGTACGGCGACGGCGCTGGTCGGTGCCTTTGCCGCGATCAATTCGGATATGCTGGCGGCGGCAAGTCATGCCATGGCGGTGATGGGGATCTGCGGTGAACTTGCGGCCGAAACGGCGGCGGGTCCGGCCTCGCTGCAGATGAATTTTATCGACAGTCTGTTCAATCTTAATGAACAGCAGATCAAGCAGGTTCTGCGCTAG